Proteins found in one Lycium ferocissimum isolate CSIRO_LF1 chromosome 6, AGI_CSIRO_Lferr_CH_V1, whole genome shotgun sequence genomic segment:
- the LOC132059601 gene encoding peptide chain release factor PrfB1, chloroplastic-like, producing MQTSFSGIEVMPLLPEDSTDVEIPEEDLDISFTRAGGKGGQNVNKVETAVRITHIPTGVAVRCTEERSQLANKIKALSRLKAKLLVIAEEQRASEIKQIRGDVVKAEWGQQIRNYVFHPYKLVKDVRTSYETSDITSVMDGDLDPFIKAYLKHKYTLAANPTGLTSS from the exons ATGCAGACAAGCTTCTCAGGCATTGAGGTTATGCCTCTTCTTCCTGAAGACTCAACAGATGTTGAAATTCCTGAAGAAGACTTGGATATCAGCTTTACAAGAGCAGGTGGAAAAGGAGGTCAAAATGTTAACAAGGTTGAGACTGCAGTTCGCATCACTCATATTCCCACAGGCGTAGCTGTTCGTTGTACAG AGGAGAGGTCACAGCTAGCAAATAAGATAAAAGCTCTTAGCCGATTGAAAGCTAAATTGTTGGTGATTGCTGAGGAGCAAAGGGCATCTGAAATAAAGCAAATAAGAGGAGATGTAGTGAAGGCTGAATGGGGCCAGCAGATAAGAAACTATGTCTTCCATCCTTACAAGCTGGTAAAAGATGTAAGGACTTCTTATGAAACTTCTGATATCACTTCTGTCATGGATGGTGACTTAGATCCTTTTATCAAGGCCTATCTTAAGCACAAGTACACTTTGGCAGCAAACCCTACTGGACTCACTTCATCCTAA